TACTTTGCTTCTGTGAATTTCAATGAAGCTCGCTAACCGCAGGTATCTGGGTCTACAGATTATTATTAGCCTGTATTTCTTGGGCACATGCACCTCAGCCGCAGGATCAGTTTCCTAAAGGGACCAGGATAGCCATTGATTTATCTTGAAGCCACGGACATAGTTTCTCTAGCTGGACCCGAATGTTCTCTTGTGACCTTGACATAAATACTGAAGCCAAAAGCTCCGGTGACTCATCTCTTTTGTTAAATAACAACTTGAGGAGTTTAGTCTAAAGTTAAAAATCACTTATCAAACTACCTTGACCAGTGGAAAAATCATGAAAAATCATCCTCATAATTACTTTGGTTGTTCTTGGTGGCACCTGGATGGTTGTTGTCAAAATCATCTCCAGTCTTTAGCCGTTAGTTCTTCTGAAAGGTCTTTTAACACTTTCAGCCTTATTTGTGAATATACTATTATAACACAAGCACTGCAACATTTTCTTCCTGGTGCCTCTTCGTCTAAGAGATTCTAAAAAATGGTGTGTAATTACCTTATGTCTTTTTAAATGTGGAAAACGGTGGCCCTAAATCCAGTCTTGTGTCAAACATTTCTCCTCTCCACAGGGCAGAATGCAGTCTTCAAACCACCGGCTAAGAGATATGGAGCAGCACCATccgctgctgtctgcaggcGCAGATGTCGAAACAGGGAGCCTGGCAGCTGGAGTGATGGTTGGGGGTCCCCATGTGGGCCACACAGCAGGGAACCGTACACTGTGGTTCATTCAGGACAGCTGTGGTATGGTGTGTGCAACCATGACCTGGTTCCTGGTGCTGTATGCTGAGTTCGTGGTGAACTTTGTCATGCTTCTCCCTGCTAAGAACTTCTGGTACTCGTTGCTGAATGGGGCCACCTTCAACTCCCTGGCTGTCCTTGCATTGGCCTCCCATCTGCGCACCATGTTGACTGACCCGGTAAGGATATTAAACGCAGTAAGAACAAGCAAGGTTAAGGACACAGATACAAAAGAGATCTAAGGAATCCCCCCTTATGAGCAGGTCCTAGTGCATAAGGTGGACCTGCTAATGGCGAAGGTGAAGGAGGGTAataagaggtagacaggacagaggataaaagagaggggggaggaagccaaacatgcagcatacatcatacattacaggacAAATATGGCAGGTTGTTGTTGGTataatggtgaaaaaaaaaagtatttatacTTTAATTCTCTAAGTAttcacaaaatacacacagcttGGCTTCTCTAAGCTCTTATTGGTAGCATTGgcctttctgttttttcctAGGGTGCAGTTCCTAAAGGCAACGCAACAAAGGAGTATATGGAGAGCTTGCAGCTGAAGCCTGGGGAGGTCATCTACAAGTGCCCTAAGTGCTGCAGCATCAAGCCTGAGAGGGCACACCACTGCAGGTCAGTCCTGCACCACATCTGAACAGCaagctctttttttaataacatttgtATACTTGTTTTTCTTGAAAACTGATGGCTCTTACATTTTTCAGTTGGGTTGTTGTGCATTAATCTCCCTTTCTTGCCTGCAGTATTTGTAAACGATGCATCCGGAAAATGGATCATCACTGTCCGTGGGTCAATAACTGTGTGGGAGAGAAGAATCAGAGATTCTTTGTTCTTTTCACTGTAAGTACACAGGAGTAGTTAAGTTAACAAGAGGGCGGGGTAGGGATCCAAATGCACATATTACACATCTTCCCAGTAACTTCTATTTCATGATGGAATTACCCACTAAGGTGCACAGTGCAAGAATGATGTAGAGCACAGCAGGAACAGGCTGACATTAATGTGCTTCCATGGCCATTTGTGACAGCATCAGCATTTTTTTATGGCTTCATATGCTGACACGAACTTTTGTTGAGTACCAGAACATAACGCTCTCTTATATGGGGTGAGGCACAAGGTCACCtgtgttgttaaatgtttaaataactCTTATTTCAGTTTGTCATAGATAATTAGTCATCTCTAAAGATACAGTGTTTAACAGTTTGCAACTCGGTTGctttcttttacattttttttttatattatctctccatctttttgtgtttctctctctgcagatgtACATAGCCTTGATTTCTGCGCATGCGTTGGGCCTCAGTGGCATGCATTTCTTCACCTGTATTAAAGTCCAGTGGAACGGTGAGACTTCTCGGTCTTACAGCTGTGACCATAACATGGTCAAAACACAAATGCAGGATCTTGCTGTTCGGTATACAAAGCGTAACATTGCTTAGAGGGATgaagagaagcagacagagtGGAAAAACAAGAGATTTTCATACCCTTTTTATGGTCATCAGAGTTGAGCTGCACAATCCTCATAAAGTTGTCATCGATCTCTTCTTCATTCCCTCGTGGGTCTCTGTGTAGGAGTAAACCAGAAAATGAAGATTATATTACATTCAACTCCAGcttctgctgccctctgctggatgaTAATGTGACCTTGCAATTAAATACATTCTACCAGGTCAAGCCCGGATAAAAACAGGGGAATTCACTCACTGAATTATTAATTCCCAGAATTTTATTTGaaggtctttatttatttgtagcAGTTTTAACCCAGTGGCCTATTCTTTGTCAGAGAAAATAAGATATACACCTTTGGTGTCTTCATTGCTTATTGTTAAATTAGTTGGTGTTTTGTTGACTTGTAAGCCAGTTGTTTAGCGCATACTAAATATCCTTTTTATGTCTTGTGAGCAGAGTGCAGTGAGTTCTCCCCAGgggtgtctgtgctgctgctgatcttCCTCTGTCTGGAAGCCATCCTCTTTCTCACTTTCACAGCTGTAATGTTTGGAACACAGATTCACTCCATCTGCAATGATGAGACGGTCAGTATTGATAGGTCTCCTCCACAAGCTTTGTTTCTCTCAGCAAATTGTGTATGTGCGTGGCAGGGAGGGTCACTGATTGACCATGGCAACCTTAGGCTCCAACAAACTTTACAAAC
This portion of the Parambassis ranga chromosome 3, fParRan2.1, whole genome shotgun sequence genome encodes:
- the zdhhc7 gene encoding palmitoyltransferase ZDHHC7: MQSSNHRLRDMEQHHPLLSAGADVETGSLAAGVMVGGPHVGHTAGNRTLWFIQDSCGMVCATMTWFLVLYAEFVVNFVMLLPAKNFWYSLLNGATFNSLAVLALASHLRTMLTDPGAVPKGNATKEYMESLQLKPGEVIYKCPKCCSIKPERAHHCSICKRCIRKMDHHCPWVNNCVGEKNQRFFVLFTMYIALISAHALGLSGMHFFTCIKVQWNECSEFSPGVSVLLLIFLCLEAILFLTFTAVMFGTQIHSICNDETEIERLKNEKPTWERRMRWDGMKAVFGGPPSLLWCNPFTGLRLRRLLLLTQGRRGGSEFSV